In Helianthus annuus cultivar XRQ/B chromosome 9, HanXRQr2.0-SUNRISE, whole genome shotgun sequence, the following are encoded in one genomic region:
- the LOC110879573 gene encoding uncharacterized protein LOC110879573 isoform X2 — translation MTVPSSQPAKSGAGKQKKVINRSINVLHDYTFKLSSRDGDRDQDQSSRDRERERKGRGKAEITIERDQNQGWAFSDCTTEALKAMVVYATRSGASIRVKLNLVNARFMEIAYKGC, via the exons ATGACAGTTCCGTCATCTCAACCGGCTAAATCCGGCGCTGGAAAGCAGAAAAAGGTCATAAATCGATCAATCAATG TTTTGCATGATTACACTTTCAAGCTGTCCAGCAGGGATGGAGACAGAGACCAGGACCAGAGTTCGAGAGATAGAGAAAGGGAGAGGAAAGGGAGAGGAAAGGCAGAGATAACGATAGAGAGAGATCAAAATCAAGGTTGGGCTTTCTCAGATTGCACAACTGAAGCTTTAAAG GCAATGGTTGTGTATGCTACACGAAGTGGTGCCAGCATAAGGGTTAAACTCAACTTGGTCAACGCTAGG TTCATGGAGATAGCTTATAAAGGTTGTTGA
- the LOC110879573 gene encoding uncharacterized protein LOC110879573 isoform X1 has protein sequence MNMTVPSSQPAKSGAGKQKKVINRSINVLHDYTFKLSSRDGDRDQDQSSRDRERERKGRGKAEITIERDQNQGWAFSDCTTEALKAMVVYATRSGASIRVKLNLVNARFMEIAYKGC, from the exons ATG AATATGACAGTTCCGTCATCTCAACCGGCTAAATCCGGCGCTGGAAAGCAGAAAAAGGTCATAAATCGATCAATCAATG TTTTGCATGATTACACTTTCAAGCTGTCCAGCAGGGATGGAGACAGAGACCAGGACCAGAGTTCGAGAGATAGAGAAAGGGAGAGGAAAGGGAGAGGAAAGGCAGAGATAACGATAGAGAGAGATCAAAATCAAGGTTGGGCTTTCTCAGATTGCACAACTGAAGCTTTAAAG GCAATGGTTGTGTATGCTACACGAAGTGGTGCCAGCATAAGGGTTAAACTCAACTTGGTCAACGCTAGG TTCATGGAGATAGCTTATAAAGGTTGTTGA
- the LOC110879573 gene encoding uncharacterized protein LOC110879573 isoform X3 has product MNMTVPSSQPAKSGAGKQKKVINRSINVLHDYTFKLSSRDGDRDQDQSSRDRERERKGRGKAEITIERDQNQGWAFSDCTTEALKAMVVYATRSGASIRVKLNLVNARSGLVCC; this is encoded by the exons ATG AATATGACAGTTCCGTCATCTCAACCGGCTAAATCCGGCGCTGGAAAGCAGAAAAAGGTCATAAATCGATCAATCAATG TTTTGCATGATTACACTTTCAAGCTGTCCAGCAGGGATGGAGACAGAGACCAGGACCAGAGTTCGAGAGATAGAGAAAGGGAGAGGAAAGGGAGAGGAAAGGCAGAGATAACGATAGAGAGAGATCAAAATCAAGGTTGGGCTTTCTCAGATTGCACAACTGAAGCTTTAAAG GCAATGGTTGTGTATGCTACACGAAGTGGTGCCAGCATAAGGGTTAAACTCAACTTGGTCAACGCTAGG TCTGGCTTGGTTTGTTGCTAA
- the LOC110879573 gene encoding uncharacterized protein LOC110879573 isoform X4, whose protein sequence is MNMTVPSSQPAKSGAGKQKKVINRSINVLHDYTFKLSSRDGDRDQDQSSRDRERERKGRGKAEITIERDQNQGWAFSDCTTEALKGNGCVCYTKWCQHKG, encoded by the exons ATG AATATGACAGTTCCGTCATCTCAACCGGCTAAATCCGGCGCTGGAAAGCAGAAAAAGGTCATAAATCGATCAATCAATG TTTTGCATGATTACACTTTCAAGCTGTCCAGCAGGGATGGAGACAGAGACCAGGACCAGAGTTCGAGAGATAGAGAAAGGGAGAGGAAAGGGAGAGGAAAGGCAGAGATAACGATAGAGAGAGATCAAAATCAAGGTTGGGCTTTCTCAGATTGCACAACTGAAGCTTTAAAG gGCAATGGTTGTGTATGCTACACGAAGTGGTGCCAGCATAAGGGTTAA